From Anaerohalosphaera lusitana, one genomic window encodes:
- the tpx gene encoding thiol peroxidase has product MKERSNLVTMKGNPVVLMGDEVQVGDKLPDSELVKNDLSPVKLSSYQDKILIICTVPSLDTGVCDAETRRFNEEAASLSDDIKVLTISMDLPFAQARWCGAAGIENVETLSDHKNCNFGQQVGVCIKDLRLMARAVFVVDKDGTIKYTELVPEITNEPDYDAAINAAKQLV; this is encoded by the coding sequence ATGAAAGAACGAAGCAACTTAGTGACGATGAAAGGCAATCCGGTAGTTCTGATGGGCGATGAGGTGCAAGTGGGGGATAAGCTGCCTGACAGCGAGCTTGTCAAAAACGATCTGTCACCAGTAAAGCTGTCTTCCTACCAGGACAAGATATTGATCATCTGTACCGTTCCGTCCCTGGATACGGGCGTGTGCGATGCTGAAACACGGCGTTTCAACGAAGAGGCGGCCAGCCTGAGCGATGATATCAAGGTTCTGACCATAAGCATGGACCTGCCCTTTGCCCAGGCCAGGTGGTGCGGGGCTGCAGGCATCGAGAATGTCGAGACGCTTTCCGACCACAAAAATTGCAATTTCGGACAGCAGGTAGGGGTATGCATAAAAGATCTGAGGCTCATGGCTCGGGCCGTGTTCGTAGTAGACAAGGATGGAACAATAAAATATACGGAGCTTGTTCCTGAGATCACAAACGAGCCCGATTATGATGCTGCGATAAATGCAGCTAAACAACTGGTATAG
- the rbr gene encoding rubrerythrin gives MSLKGTRTEKNLLTAFAGESQARNRYTYFASQARKEGYRQIEAIFTETANQEKEHAKRLFKFLEGGEAEIQASFPAGVIGTTVDNLKASAAGEDYETSDMYPGFAKIADEEGFDNIADVFRNIAVAEARHRDRYLKLASSIENGSVFKQDKPVRWACRNCGYIHEGPEAPEVCPACAHPQAHFELEAVNF, from the coding sequence ATGAGTTTAAAGGGTACACGGACCGAAAAAAATCTTCTGACAGCGTTTGCGGGTGAGTCGCAGGCTAGGAATCGATATACCTATTTCGCAAGCCAGGCACGTAAAGAAGGCTACCGTCAAATAGAGGCCATCTTCACAGAGACCGCAAATCAGGAAAAAGAACACGCAAAGAGGCTGTTCAAGTTCCTCGAAGGCGGTGAAGCGGAAATTCAGGCCAGCTTCCCCGCTGGTGTAATAGGAACCACCGTTGATAATCTCAAGGCTTCTGCTGCTGGAGAGGATTACGAGACCAGTGACATGTATCCCGGATTTGCGAAGATCGCTGATGAAGAGGGATTTGACAATATTGCCGACGTGTTCCGTAATATCGCCGTCGCAGAGGCCAGACACAGGGACCGTTATCTGAAACTGGCAAGCAGCATCGAGAACGGTTCGGTATTCAAGCAGGATAAGCCTGTCAGGTGGGCCTGCAGGAACTGCGGCTACATACACGAAGGCCCGGAAGCCCCCGAAGTTTGCCCGGCATGCGCGCATCCGCAGGCACACTTCGAGCTTGAAGCTGTTAACTTCTAA
- a CDS encoding Fur family transcriptional regulator, which produces MAETKFEQLCRDKGLRLTPQRAAIYRILAGSKEHPSAESVWREVRKEMPRVSLDTVNRTLLTFAEAGLAFVVAGSGGAKRFDANLDSHQHFKCVKCNEIVDFHHEPFDDILVPPELPSGFRVLRATVYLEGLCDNCKENN; this is translated from the coding sequence ATGGCTGAGACGAAATTTGAACAACTATGCAGAGACAAGGGCTTGAGGCTGACTCCGCAGCGAGCGGCTATATACCGGATACTTGCAGGCTCAAAAGAGCACCCATCTGCAGAGAGTGTCTGGAGAGAGGTAAGAAAAGAGATGCCCCGGGTCTCGCTCGATACGGTAAACAGAACCTTATTGACGTTTGCCGAAGCTGGGCTGGCCTTCGTTGTTGCCGGGTCAGGTGGTGCCAAGAGATTTGACGCAAATCTGGACAGCCACCAACATTTTAAGTGTGTTAAATGCAATGAAATTGTGGATTTTCATCACGAACCCTTTGACGATATCCTGGTGCCGCCCGAGCTTCCATCAGGTTTCAGGGTTTTACGGGCAACGGTTTATCTGGAAGGTTTGTGCGATAATTGTAAGGAAAATAATTAA
- a CDS encoding ExbD/TolR family protein yields the protein MRLRRSDKYREPHKLNMPAMIDIVMLLLIFFMCTSNFVQPENRMQAALSRVEQGVGQQEYMDSVEIELISEADQLRIFCDGTLCDGWAGLRENLRIRREISDMDVIVRGGAGVPFENMVKAVDISHLLGFSKVGFSAKGPGE from the coding sequence ATGAGACTACGAAGAAGCGACAAATACAGAGAACCGCACAAGCTGAACATGCCGGCCATGATCGACATAGTGATGCTGCTGCTCATATTCTTCATGTGCACATCAAATTTCGTTCAGCCTGAAAATCGTATGCAGGCGGCTCTGAGCAGGGTCGAACAGGGTGTCGGTCAGCAGGAATACATGGACAGCGTCGAAATTGAGCTGATCAGTGAGGCTGATCAACTGCGGATATTCTGTGACGGTACACTTTGTGACGGCTGGGCAGGTTTGCGAGAGAACCTGCGGATAAGACGCGAGATATCTGACATGGATGTCATTGTACGCGGCGGGGCGGGTGTGCCGTTTGAGAACATGGTCAAGGCAGTAGATATCTCTCATCTGCTCGGCTTTTCAAAGGTAGGGTTCAGCGCGAAAGGACCTGGTGAGTGA
- a CDS encoding ExbD/TolR family protein — protein sequence MKLCRPRPKPGMGVNIASLIDVFFLLIIFFMSVSQVTPRQMRIDLPSAEQVNEQSNALRKELVFSVTAGEDIHHLGERITADQFGNLVRNEAETAGTSNVEVHIRGDRTTDWKAVRGLLDICAKAGITGVKVGVIKAS from the coding sequence ATGAAGCTTTGCAGACCCAGACCAAAACCTGGCATGGGCGTGAACATCGCGTCGCTGATTGACGTGTTTTTCCTGCTGATCATATTCTTTATGTCTGTATCACAGGTCACGCCCAGGCAGATGAGGATCGATCTGCCCTCCGCCGAGCAGGTCAACGAGCAGAGCAACGCGCTTAGAAAAGAGCTCGTGTTCAGTGTGACCGCGGGCGAGGATATACATCATCTGGGCGAACGGATTACTGCCGATCAATTTGGCAACCTGGTCAGGAACGAAGCCGAAACTGCCGGAACTAGCAACGTGGAAGTTCACATAAGAGGCGACAGAACCACCGACTGGAAGGCGGTTCGAGGACTGCTGGACATATGCGCCAAAGCCGGCATTACCGGTGTCAAAGTGGGTGTGATCAAGGCATCGTAG
- a CDS encoding MotA/TolQ/ExbB proton channel family protein, with amino-acid sequence MTLCLAMLCVATAFGAEDGDQETRISLWSTIAAGGIIGYIILLTSLVVLALVVEGFINIRHEKLIPTGLADDVRENLRMGEYQRAKEMCTEDDSFLGRVIAAGLNEVNSMFGFFDMQNAMQEVSERNISKLYRRLDYLSFIAAVAPMMGLLGTVTGMIRSFNQIALTEGAARPSELAGGISEALVTTCLGLVVAIPAMFFATFFRNRIDNFVAEAEIEVERLMGRFRKGKTENTGAGSA; translated from the coding sequence TTGACATTGTGCCTGGCCATGCTTTGCGTTGCGACCGCATTCGGCGCCGAAGACGGTGACCAGGAAACACGCATATCGTTGTGGAGCACCATCGCTGCAGGCGGGATAATAGGCTATATCATCCTGCTGACCTCACTGGTCGTACTCGCCCTGGTGGTCGAGGGTTTTATCAATATCCGCCACGAAAAGCTCATACCCACGGGACTCGCCGACGACGTTCGCGAGAACCTGCGTATGGGCGAGTACCAGCGGGCGAAAGAGATGTGTACCGAGGATGATTCATTCCTGGGTCGGGTCATCGCCGCTGGTCTCAACGAAGTGAATTCGATGTTCGGCTTCTTCGACATGCAGAACGCGATGCAGGAAGTCAGTGAGCGGAATATCTCGAAGCTCTACCGCAGGCTGGATTATCTTTCGTTCATCGCTGCCGTAGCACCCATGATGGGACTGCTCGGCACGGTTACTGGTATGATCCGTTCGTTCAACCAGATCGCTCTCACCGAGGGTGCCGCCAGACCTTCCGAGTTGGCCGGTGGTATTTCCGAGGCACTTGTGACAACATGCCTTGGCCTCGTGGTCGCGATACCAGCCATGTTTTTCGCAACCTTTTTCCGCAACCGCATCGATAACTTCGTAGCAGAAGCGGAGATCGAAGTCGAACGGCTTATGGGCCGTTTCCGCAAAGGTAAGACAGAGAACACGGGAGCCGGTTCAGCATGA
- a CDS encoding VWA domain-containing protein, which yields MDGTGIQDRPEFDDASAGTKSGSNWKRRVNTAAMLGWTVSLIIHVVAIVGIGKIGWMYGGDRGNGDVEVAIVEYESGDELESLGQQEQIDQSVSVAPSADMPEVKVELGALMPTEDAQMRSEVLDSQMLNMDTGTAGLGNAWQEASLSGGGAAGSGGASFFGLEVSGTKFVYVVDRSGSMRGEPLNMAKTELRRSISELEEFAEFFVIFYSGSHIAMPGGELVEATEENKEDCYDWLESITGSGSTDPTSAMELALSLNPDAVWLLSDGQFNSSMSDHITRYNKQRGVVINTIAFLNRSGEAILKQIANKNDGKYRFVAGR from the coding sequence ATGGACGGAACTGGCATTCAGGATAGACCGGAATTTGACGACGCTTCCGCTGGCACAAAAAGCGGCAGCAATTGGAAGCGCCGCGTCAACACCGCAGCGATGCTGGGGTGGACGGTATCGCTTATAATCCATGTCGTGGCGATAGTCGGTATCGGCAAGATCGGCTGGATGTACGGCGGGGACCGCGGCAACGGCGATGTTGAAGTTGCGATCGTTGAATACGAATCCGGCGACGAGCTCGAGTCGCTGGGTCAGCAGGAGCAGATTGATCAAAGTGTCTCGGTCGCACCATCTGCCGATATGCCCGAGGTGAAGGTTGAACTCGGAGCACTTATGCCCACCGAAGATGCGCAGATGCGAAGCGAGGTTCTGGATTCCCAAATGCTGAACATGGATACGGGTACGGCTGGGCTCGGCAACGCCTGGCAGGAAGCGTCGCTCAGCGGCGGGGGTGCTGCAGGCTCAGGCGGGGCGAGCTTTTTCGGCCTCGAAGTCTCCGGCACCAAATTCGTCTATGTCGTTGACCGCTCAGGCAGCATGCGAGGTGAACCTCTTAATATGGCCAAAACCGAGCTGCGACGAAGCATATCCGAGTTGGAAGAGTTTGCCGAGTTTTTCGTGATTTTCTACAGCGGCAGCCATATTGCCATGCCCGGAGGCGAACTAGTCGAAGCAACCGAAGAGAACAAGGAGGATTGCTATGACTGGCTCGAGAGCATTACCGGTTCGGGCAGTACCGATCCGACTTCCGCTATGGAGCTTGCTCTGAGCCTTAACCCCGACGCTGTATGGCTGCTCAGCGATGGTCAGTTCAACAGCTCGATGTCCGATCATATCACCAGATATAACAAACAACGCGGAGTGGTAATAAATACCATCGCATTTTTGAACAGAAGCGGTGAGGCAATACTCAAACAGATAGCCAATAAAAATGACGGCAAGTACCGCTTTGTAGCAGGCCGTTAA
- the holA gene encoding DNA polymerase III subunit delta encodes MAKNKNKEVSCIYVICGKDAHLVGKQCESLVDSLLGDDERDMALFQPDPDKVDCVTVLDELRTVPFLASRRVVVLRGADKFITANRPLLERYFEEPSKSGVLVLVVSKWQKSTKLAKKLPKVGELIEVGDLKPAQLPGYAVERAKTEHSKTLDRDAAAALVEFVGDDPGKLASEVDKLAMYVDESAKISLDDVETLIGKSRAFNAFEVIDLITSGNTAGAVERLRNMFVHDPSAEYTAVGAFAYHMRKMFNAKVMIETGVPIRQVCGKLRIFGKNQSAFLTQIKKVGLAQLGSAIRELAHIDLSMKTGGMDGKVAIEQLVFKLGMTLKNR; translated from the coding sequence ATGGCAAAAAATAAGAACAAGGAAGTCAGTTGCATATATGTGATCTGCGGCAAGGACGCGCACCTTGTGGGTAAGCAGTGCGAATCGCTGGTCGACAGCCTTCTCGGCGACGATGAACGGGATATGGCCCTGTTTCAGCCGGACCCGGACAAAGTCGACTGCGTAACGGTGCTCGACGAACTGCGAACAGTACCGTTCCTTGCATCTCGGCGGGTGGTGGTACTGCGCGGTGCGGATAAGTTCATCACTGCCAACCGGCCTCTTCTGGAACGCTATTTTGAAGAACCGAGCAAGAGCGGCGTCCTTGTTCTGGTCGTCAGTAAATGGCAAAAGAGTACGAAACTTGCCAAAAAGCTTCCAAAGGTCGGCGAGCTGATCGAGGTAGGCGATCTCAAGCCCGCACAACTGCCGGGCTATGCCGTAGAACGAGCCAAAACGGAACACAGCAAGACCCTGGACAGAGATGCAGCCGCGGCGCTGGTGGAGTTTGTAGGTGACGATCCCGGAAAGCTCGCAAGCGAAGTAGACAAACTTGCGATGTACGTCGACGAGTCGGCTAAGATCTCGCTTGATGACGTCGAAACGCTCATAGGCAAGAGCCGTGCATTCAACGCGTTCGAGGTGATCGACCTGATAACCAGCGGAAACACTGCCGGCGCGGTCGAACGACTTCGCAATATGTTCGTACACGACCCCAGTGCCGAGTACACAGCCGTGGGAGCTTTTGCGTATCACATGCGCAAGATGTTTAACGCGAAGGTCATGATCGAGACGGGCGTGCCGATAAGACAGGTTTGCGGTAAGCTGCGGATCTTCGGAAAGAATCAGTCGGCATTTCTGACGCAGATCAAGAAGGTCGGACTCGCTCAACTGGGCAGCGCAATACGTGAACTGGCCCACATAGACCTTTCGATGAAGACAGGGGGGATGGATGGAAAGGTCGCCATAGAGCAGTTAGTGTTCAAGTTGGGGATGACACTCAAAAACCGTTAG
- the gyrA gene encoding DNA gyrase subunit A, producing the protein MADINETINDRFEDMKILDEMKTSYLNYAMSVIVSRALPDVRDGLKPSQRRILVAMNDLNLGPRGKHRKCAKIVGDTSGNYHPHGDQATYGTLVRLGQHWNMRYTLVDPQGNFGSIDADPPAAMRYTEARFASPAPDMMEDIEKDTVDFVPNYDETRKEPVVLPSKFPNLLVNGASGIAVGMATNIAPHNLNEVCDALLLMIDNPDCTFKDILEVLPGPDFPTGGIICGRKGILDAYVHGRGHLKVRAKHHIEESKRGKISIIFTEIPYMVVKATIVSKIADCVREGTIPEISDVRDESDRKGMRIVVEVRKDADENVVLNKLYRYTPLQNTFAINNVALVNSRPETLNIKQMLKLYIEHRLIVIRRRTRYLLKKARNRAHILEGLILAVSDIDEIIELIKKSPDAPTAKINLMEKPLKLVESETLRRLLPESFVSERHGKEQFLTGPQADAILTMQLQRLTGLEIEKLAKEYGDLTEKIEGYEALLSNKDMQFDVVREDIHEIKGKYGDDRRTNISEEDLTGFDLEDLITEEEVLVMISHQGYMKRMPIDTYRKQARGGRGIIGSSTKEDDFIEHLFTASTHDYLLVFTTGGICYWLKVYNIPAMSRQSKGRNIANLLDLGDDSIASILNVREFDDQRQLLMATRNGIVKKTVLSAYGNPRSNGVKAVRLDEGDWVIGVDVTSGENEIILGTEKGMTIRFHEADARSMGRVSRGVKGISLAKDDAVVGMVIVEEGASLLTACENGYGKRTALEEYRVQSRGGKGIINIKGLDRNGKVIAIKAVQDEDDIMMITAQGMIIRTGLEEVRVIGRSTSGVRMINLKKDDKLVAVERLSLEEEEEAAESAQNGEESSSEAEGSAEPDENAEE; encoded by the coding sequence ATGGCTGATATTAACGAGACAATCAACGACCGATTCGAGGATATGAAGATCCTCGACGAAATGAAGACTTCGTACCTTAACTATGCGATGAGCGTCATAGTTTCGCGTGCACTGCCCGACGTGCGGGACGGCCTTAAGCCCTCACAGAGGCGTATCCTCGTCGCGATGAACGATTTGAACCTCGGTCCACGCGGCAAGCACCGTAAATGTGCCAAGATCGTCGGTGACACCAGCGGTAACTACCATCCGCACGGCGACCAGGCCACCTACGGCACGCTGGTCCGGCTCGGCCAGCACTGGAACATGCGTTACACGCTCGTTGACCCGCAAGGTAATTTCGGCAGCATCGACGCCGATCCGCCCGCTGCTATGCGATATACCGAGGCACGTTTTGCCTCACCCGCCCCGGATATGATGGAGGACATCGAGAAGGACACGGTCGATTTCGTGCCGAACTACGACGAAACACGGAAAGAACCGGTCGTTTTGCCCTCAAAGTTCCCAAATCTGCTGGTAAATGGTGCCAGTGGTATCGCGGTCGGCATGGCCACAAACATCGCGCCGCACAACCTCAACGAGGTATGCGATGCACTGCTTTTGATGATCGACAACCCGGACTGCACGTTCAAGGACATCCTGGAAGTGCTGCCCGGCCCCGACTTCCCGACCGGCGGCATAATCTGCGGCCGAAAAGGCATCCTCGATGCCTACGTCCACGGTCGCGGCCATCTCAAAGTCCGCGCAAAACACCACATCGAAGAGAGCAAGCGCGGCAAGATCAGCATTATATTCACCGAAATACCCTATATGGTCGTAAAAGCGACCATTGTTTCCAAGATCGCCGACTGCGTGCGTGAAGGCACGATTCCCGAGATTAGCGACGTACGGGACGAGTCCGACCGTAAGGGCATGCGGATCGTGGTCGAGGTCCGCAAGGACGCTGACGAGAATGTCGTCCTGAACAAGCTTTACCGCTACACGCCTCTGCAGAACACGTTCGCCATCAACAACGTCGCGCTGGTCAACAGCCGACCCGAAACGCTTAACATCAAGCAGATGCTCAAGCTCTACATCGAGCACAGGCTTATCGTGATAAGGCGCAGAACGCGTTATCTGCTGAAGAAGGCCCGCAACCGCGCCCATATCCTGGAAGGCCTGATCCTGGCGGTCAGCGACATTGACGAGATCATCGAGCTGATCAAGAAGTCCCCGGACGCACCGACGGCTAAGATCAACCTGATGGAAAAGCCCCTCAAGCTGGTCGAATCAGAAACACTGCGACGTCTGTTGCCGGAATCGTTCGTCTCTGAACGTCACGGCAAAGAGCAGTTCCTGACCGGACCGCAGGCGGATGCGATCCTCACCATGCAGCTTCAGCGGCTTACGGGTCTCGAGATCGAGAAGCTCGCCAAAGAATACGGCGACCTGACTGAGAAGATCGAAGGCTACGAAGCACTGCTGTCAAACAAGGATATGCAGTTTGACGTGGTGCGTGAAGACATTCACGAGATCAAGGGCAAATACGGCGATGACCGCCGCACGAATATCAGTGAAGAGGACCTGACAGGGTTCGACCTGGAAGACCTCATCACGGAAGAAGAAGTGCTGGTGATGATCAGCCATCAGGGCTATATGAAACGTATGCCGATCGATACCTACCGCAAGCAGGCACGCGGCGGCAGAGGAATCATAGGCTCTTCGACGAAGGAAGATGACTTTATCGAACATCTATTTACGGCCTCGACGCATGATTACCTGCTGGTATTCACCACAGGAGGCATCTGCTACTGGCTCAAGGTCTACAACATCCCCGCCATGTCCAGACAGAGCAAGGGCAGGAATATCGCGAATCTGCTTGACCTGGGCGACGACAGTATCGCGTCTATCCTGAACGTGCGGGAATTCGACGATCAGCGGCAGCTCCTCATGGCTACCCGCAACGGCATAGTTAAAAAGACCGTACTCAGTGCATACGGCAACCCGCGTTCCAACGGCGTAAAGGCTGTTCGCCTGGACGAGGGCGACTGGGTGATCGGTGTCGATGTGACCAGCGGCGAAAACGAGATCATCCTCGGCACGGAAAAAGGCATGACCATACGCTTCCACGAAGCCGACGCCCGTTCGATGGGGCGCGTGAGCAGGGGAGTAAAAGGCATCAGCCTGGCCAAAGACGATGCCGTAGTAGGCATGGTCATCGTGGAAGAAGGTGCTTCACTGCTGACAGCGTGTGAGAATGGCTACGGAAAACGCACCGCGTTGGAAGAATACCGTGTTCAGAGCCGTGGCGGTAAGGGCATAATCAACATCAAGGGCCTGGACAGAAACGGCAAGGTGATCGCCATAAAGGCTGTTCAGGACGAAGACGACATCATGATGATAACCGCACAGGGTATGATCATACGGACCGGCCTGGAGGAAGTCAGGGTTATCGGCAGAAGTACTTCCGGCGTTCGCATGATCAATCTCAAGAAAGACGATAAACTGGTTGCGGTCGAACGGCTCAGCCTTGAAGAGGAAGAAGAGGCGGCTGAATCCGCCCAAAACGGCGAGGAATCTTCCAGTGAGGCCGAAGGATCTGCCGAACCTGATGAGAATGCTGAAGAGTAG
- a CDS encoding ATP-binding cassette domain-containing protein — protein sequence MALLTLQNVSIGFGGPNILDDITLHVEQGERLCLLGRNGAGKSTLLKLINGTIKPTQGAIQLEPGTKVAMLSQEVTGEGSHSVFDEVLIGLGELGHLLAEYELITSQVAHDPSAENMSRLEKAQHKVDTNNAWSIHRQVQTVLTHLDLNGSDTFGSLSAGTKRRVEMAKALITKPDILLLDEPTNHLDINSITWLEGFLNDYPGTIVFVTHDRSLIRNLSTRIIDVELGTISSWSCDYDTFTQRKEQHTNALLKHRAEFDKKLAEEEQWIRQGVRERRKRNQGRVRELQEMREQRRNRRQLAAKANIETQQADLSGRLVIETFKASFQYDHNPPIVDDLSTTILRGDKVGIIGPNGCGKTTLLRLLLGQLSPTSGRVKLGTNLQIAYFDQLHRQLDPDKAVWQNVIDGYETVEFNGRKRHVIGYLQDFLFMPEQSKKPVRTLSGGERNRLLLAQLFAKPTNLLVLDEPTNDLDMETLELLEELLVNFQGTFLLVSHDREFLNNVVTSTLVFEGGGMVKEYAGGYDDWLKQRKPLPQDETSRPAKPEKKQKKSKPKPAQKKKLSYREKQELEQLPARIEELESEQAGLHEDMAKPDFYKQDSEKISAVMNRSEKLDSKLAELYERWEQLEELNT from the coding sequence ATGGCTCTGCTTACTTTGCAAAATGTCTCCATTGGCTTTGGAGGCCCGAATATACTTGACGACATCACCCTGCACGTCGAACAGGGAGAGCGTCTGTGTCTGCTCGGCCGAAACGGCGCGGGAAAAAGTACGCTGCTTAAGCTCATTAACGGCACCATAAAACCAACCCAGGGCGCGATACAGCTCGAGCCCGGCACGAAAGTCGCGATGCTCTCGCAGGAAGTCACGGGCGAGGGTTCGCATTCAGTGTTCGACGAGGTACTGATCGGGCTGGGTGAGCTGGGTCATTTGCTGGCCGAGTACGAGTTGATTACCAGTCAGGTGGCACACGATCCGTCGGCCGAGAATATGTCCCGGCTGGAGAAGGCACAGCATAAAGTCGACACAAATAATGCCTGGTCGATACACCGGCAGGTGCAGACCGTTCTCACGCACCTCGATCTGAACGGCAGTGACACCTTCGGCAGTCTCAGTGCGGGCACTAAACGGCGGGTCGAAATGGCCAAGGCGCTGATCACAAAACCTGACATTCTTCTGCTGGACGAGCCGACGAACCACTTGGACATCAATTCCATCACCTGGCTGGAAGGCTTTTTGAACGATTATCCCGGCACGATTGTATTCGTCACTCACGACCGTTCGCTGATACGTAATCTATCCACCCGCATCATCGATGTGGAGCTGGGGACGATCAGCTCCTGGTCGTGCGATTACGACACTTTCACCCAGAGAAAAGAACAGCACACCAACGCCCTTCTCAAGCATCGGGCGGAATTCGACAAGAAGCTCGCCGAAGAAGAGCAATGGATACGACAGGGAGTGCGCGAACGGCGGAAACGCAACCAGGGAAGGGTTCGTGAGCTCCAGGAAATGCGCGAGCAGCGGCGCAACCGTCGTCAGCTTGCCGCGAAAGCGAACATCGAAACGCAGCAGGCGGATCTGTCCGGTCGACTGGTCATCGAGACTTTTAAGGCCTCGTTCCAGTATGACCACAATCCGCCCATTGTCGACGATCTGAGCACAACGATACTGCGAGGCGACAAGGTCGGCATTATTGGTCCCAACGGCTGCGGTAAGACAACGTTGCTGCGGCTGCTGCTGGGTCAGCTTAGCCCCACGAGCGGACGGGTCAAGCTGGGGACGAACCTGCAGATCGCGTATTTCGACCAGCTCCACCGGCAGCTCGATCCGGACAAGGCTGTATGGCAGAACGTGATCGATGGTTATGAAACAGTCGAATTCAACGGCAGAAAGCGGCATGTCATAGGGTATCTGCAGGACTTTTTGTTCATGCCAGAGCAGTCCAAAAAGCCGGTTCGGACGCTGAGCGGCGGTGAGCGAAACCGGCTGCTGCTCGCTCAGTTATTTGCAAAGCCGACGAATCTGCTGGTTTTGGATGAACCGACGAACGATCTGGACATGGAAACGCTTGAGCTGCTTGAAGAGCTGCTTGTAAATTTCCAGGGGACATTTCTGCTGGTCAGTCATGACCGTGAGTTCCTCAACAATGTTGTCACCAGCACGCTTGTGTTCGAAGGCGGGGGCATGGTCAAGGAATACGCAGGCGGGTATGACGACTGGCTCAAGCAAAGAAAACCTCTGCCTCAGGATGAAACGAGCAGACCGGCGAAACCCGAAAAGAAGCAGAAAAAATCTAAACCCAAGCCGGCGCAGAAGAAAAAACTCAGCTACCGCGAGAAACAGGAGCTGGAGCAGTTGCCGGCACGCATAGAAGAGCTTGAGTCCGAGCAGGCCGGGTTGCATGAAGACATGGCGAAGCCGGACTTCTACAAGCAGGACAGTGAAAAGATATCAGCGGTAATGAACAGATCCGAAAAACTGGACTCTAAACTGGCGGAATTGTACGAGAGATGGGAGCAATTGGAAGAGCTCAACACCTGA